A portion of the Gossypium arboreum isolate Shixiya-1 chromosome 8, ASM2569848v2, whole genome shotgun sequence genome contains these proteins:
- the LOC108452497 gene encoding uncharacterized protein LOC108452497 translates to MGGCASKPKEFDGPADAPISSDTTAQSSTNGGESQIEKPAVDGSEPEKKAQMAVSAETDAGKSVKPAEDDAKADDKNAEDKVEATPKQEAEEPEHKSNDAPSKEEVKSEAPLALL, encoded by the exons ATGGGAGGCTGTGCGAGCAAACCTAAGGAGTTCGACGGCCCTGCCGACGCTCCTATAAGCTCTGACACCACTGCTCAG AGCAGCACTAACGGAGGTGAGAGTCAGATTGAGAAACCTGCGGTAGATGGTTCTGAACCGGAAAAGAAGGCTCAAATGGCTGTTTCTGCAGAAACAGACGCTGGTAAGAGCGTGAAACCAGCGGAGGATGACGCTAAAGCCGACGACAAGAATGCTGAAGATAAGGTGGAGGCTACCCCAAAACAGGAGGCTGAAGAGCCTGAGCATAAATCAAATGATGCCCCAAGCAAGGAAGAAGTTAAAAGTGAGGCCCCTCTTGCCTTGCTTTGA